The Desulfobacterales bacterium DNA window TCGCTTAAGAAGCAGGGGCTTTATTTTGAATTGAACACCAAAGTGGTGGGTGCCGAAGTCAAGGATGACGCGGTTAACGTCACGGTTGAAGCCGACGGCAAGGAAAATACCCTGACCGCGGACCGGGTGCTGGTGGCCGTGGGCAGAAAGCCCCTGACCGAGGGCCTGGGCCTTGATACCGTGGGGGTGGAGCTAAATGACCAGGGTATGGTGGCCGTGGATGCAACCTATAAAACCAGTGTCGACTCGATTTATGCCATCGGCGATTTGATTCCCGGGCCCATGCTTGCGCACACGGCGTCTGCCGAAGGCCGGGCCGCGGTGGAATGCATGGCCGGACAAATGGGCGAGGTCAATTACGATGCCATTCCGGCCGTGATTTATACCCATCCCGAGGCCGCATACGTGGGATGGAACGAGGAGCAGTTAAAGGAGCGGCAGATCCCTTACTGCAAGGGGACGTTTCCGTTTACCGGCGCGGGCCGCGCCCGCTGCATGGGCGATACCGAGGGCTTCGTCAAGGTGCTCTCCCACACCAAGACCGACCGAATCCTGGGCGTTCACATCATCGGCGCCCGCGCCTCGGATATGATCCCCGAAGCGGTGCTGGCCATGGAAACCGGCGCCTCCTGCGAGGATATCAGCCGGGTGGTCCACGGCCACCCGACATTTTCCGAGGCCTTCCAGGAAGCCGCCATGGTAGCCCAGGAGTGCTCGATTTATATCGGCTAGTTGCTCAGTTCCGCTCCTCCATGGGCACAAATGCGCACTCCTCGGGCCCGCAGTATTCGCCGATATATTCGGAGGCCGGGCGGTAGAGCACGGGTTTGGGGGCGGCGCCGGCAAACTGTTCTTCGATGACATGGGCGGCCCAGCCGGCAATGCGGGAGATCGCGAAGACCGGTGTAAACAGGTCAATGGGAATGCCCATGGCGTAATAGAGGGAAGCGCTGTAGAAATCCACGTTGGCAAAGATATCCGCTCCCTTTTTTTCCTTGAAGACCTCTTTCCCCTTTTTCTCAAGCGCGTCGGATAACTCGTACCACTTGGTGTTGTTTACCTTCTCGCCCATCCGCTTGGACATGGGGGCCAGAATCGCGGCGCGCGGATCGCCGTTTTTATAAACCGCATGTCCCAGACCCATGATTTTTCCGCCGCTGTCCAGTTTTTTGCGCACATAGTCGTCAATGGCGTCAATAGAGCCGATTTCTTTAAGCATCTGCATAACCCGGGCGTTCGCTCCGCCGTGGAGTTCCCCGGACAGGGAGCCGACCGCTGCGGCCACGGCCGCGTACATATGGGCATGGGTGGAGCAGACCTGACGGGCCGAAAACGTGGAGGCGTTGAAGGAATGCTCGGCATGCAGCACCAGGCAGGTATCCATAAAATGCGTCATATCTTCATCCGGCTTTTCACCGGACATCATGTAGAGGAAATTGCCGGCATGGCTGAGATCCGGGTCCGGCGCCACCGGTTCTTGGTCCTGTCTTATCCGGTGCCAGGCGGCCACAATGGTTTCAAACTGGGCGATTAACCGGGTGGCGATCCGGCCGGCGTTTTCAATTTTCAGCTCATCGGGATTGGGGTCGTGATTGGCCAGCATGGGCACGGCGGCCTGGAGGATATCCATGGGCAGCGATGTTTTGGGCCGGGTTTTAAGGGCGGCGATCACTTCATCCGTAATCGGCCGGTTTTTGGCCAGCTCTTGCCTGAATTGTTTGAGCTCTTCCGGATTCGGCAGTTTTTCGTAAAGAAGCAGATAAACAACTTCTTCATATGTGGCTTTTTCCGCCAGGTCGGTAATCAGGTAGCCGCGGTAGATCAGTTTGCTGTTCTCGCTATCCACGTGACAGATTTTGGTGCTGGCCACGGTGACACCTCGTAAGCCGGTATTTATGATTTCCTTGCTGTCTGCCATGGGTATCCTCCTTTAAACAAAAATTTGTTAACTCTTGTCTGGCTTGCCGTAAAGCACCCGGCGCAGATCTTCCGGTGCCATGAGTTTTTCTTCAAGCGCCACATCTTCGATATTTCGATTGTTTTCATACGCTTTATGGGCCAGGGCCGCGGCCCGGTCATAGCCGATATGCGGGACCAGGTTGGTGACAATGGCCAGGCTTTTTTGAATATTTGCCGTGCACTGCTCCTTGTTTGCCGAAATCCCGGCCACGCATTTATCCGCCATCAGGTCCGCCGCATTGGCCAGGAGTTCGACGGACTGGAGCAGGTTGTAGGCAATCAGGGGCAGCATGGTGTTCAGCTCAAAGTATCCGCCCTGGCCGCCCAGGGTAATCGCCGTATCGTTTCCGATGACCTGCGCGCAGACCTGGATCACCGACTCCGGGATCACCGGGTTGACTTTGCCCGGCATGATGGATGAGCCGGGCTGGAGCTCCGGCAGGTTGATTTCTCCCAGGCCGCACCGGGGGCCGGAAGCCAGCCACCGGATGTCGTTGGCGATTTTGTGAAGGCTCACCGCGATGGTTTTTAAATTGCCGCTGGCCTCGACCGCCGCATCGCATCCCCCCTGCGCCTCAAAATGATTGGGCGCCTCGGAAAAGGCGATGCCGGTTTCCTTTCCGATCATGGCAATGACCCGGGGCGCAAAATCCGGATGGGCATTCAGGCCCGTGCCGACAGCCGTACCGCCCAGGGCAAGCTTGGAAAGCCGCTCCTGAAGCCCTTCAAGCCGCCGGATACCGCGCTCCATCTGGCCGGCATAGCCGGAGAACTCCTGTCCCAAAGTCATCACCACCGCATCCTGGAGATGGGTGCGCCCGATTTTTTCGATATCCGCAAATGCCGATGCCTTTTCGTTCAGTTTTTCGAGCAGCCGGGTCAGGGCCGGCAGCAGGGCCTCGTGAATGGATCGAAGCCCGGCCATGTGAATGGTGGAAGGGATGACGTCGTTGCTGGACTGGCATTTATTGACATGGTCATTGGGATGGATCTCGCCCTTTGTCTTCCGGACCCCGGTTAATATTTCATTGGCCCGGGTGGCGATCACCTCATTCATGTTCATGTTGGTGGAGGTACCCGATCCGGTTTGAAATACATCCACGATAAAATGATCGTCCAGTTCGCCGGCGATCACTTCGTCCGCCGCCCGGCCAATGGCCCGGGCGTGTTCATCGTTTATAAGGCCTAAAGACTGGTTGATCCGTGCCGCGCATTTTTTAATCAGCGCCAGGTTGTGGATGAAAACCGGCGGCAGTTTGAGCCGGCTTATGGGGAAATTCTCGCTGGCCCGCTGGGTCTGGGCGCCGTAATAGGCATCCGCGGGCACATGGATTTCGCCCAGGCTGTCTGATTCCGCCCGTGTGTTCATTTATAAAGATCCTGCAACAGGTTGGCTTTTAGTTAAATTCAAAAAAGACGTTGTCATCACTATTAAATATAATCCTCACACAGGGATGTCCAATAAATCGGTGCATTTTTCCATTTGAATCATCAGGCAAATATGATGATAATACATATAGATTCAAAGTCATGCCATCGCATTATAACCTTAACTTGCTGCTTGAGGGGGATTAGATGAAAGGAACGGATTCCTTTAACACCCGGTCAGCGCTTGAGATCGGTAACCAGTCATACACTTATTTCAGCCTGCCAAAGCTCGCCGAACAACTCAATGTGGATCTGGACGGCCTTCCGGTCAGCATTCGCATCCTGCTTGAAAATCTGCTGCGCAACGAAGACGGCAAACACATTGAAAAGGCCCATATTGAAGGCTTAAGCCGCTGGTCCCCGGCCCCCGACGTCAAGGGCGAGGTGCCCTATATGCCGGCGCGGGTTTTAATGCAGGACTTTACGGGCGTTCCGGCGGTCGTTGACCTGGCGGCCATGCGCGATGCCCTGGCCCGCCTGGGCGGGGACCCCAAAAAAATCAATCCGCAGATTCCGGTGCACCTGGTCATCGATCATTCCGTGCAGGTGGATAAGTTCGGCTGCAAACACGCCTATGAGATCAATGCGGAAAAAGAGATGGAGCGAAACCGCGAGCGCTATGAGTTTCTTAAATGGGGCCAGAAAAGCTTTGAAAATTTCAGCGTTGTGCCCCCGGCCACCGGCATATGCCACCAGGTCAACCTCGAATACCTGGGCCGGGTGGTGATGACTGCTGAGGCAGACGGCGAAACCCTGATTTATCCGGATACTCTGGTGGGCCTTGATTCCCATACCACCATGATAAACGGCATCGGTGTGCTGGGCTGGGGTGTGGGCGGCATTGAGGCCGAAGCCGTCATGCTGGGCCAGCCCTATTACATGCTCACCCCTCAGGTGATCGGATTTGAATTGACCGGCCGGCTTCCGGATAGCACCACCGCCACGGACCTTGTGTTAAGCATTACCCAGATGCTCCGCCAGAAAGGGGTGGTGGGTAAATTTATCGAGTTCTTCGGCGAGGGGTTAGGGGAATTAAGCCTTCCGGACCGGGCCACCATCTCCAACATGACCCCGGAATTCGGCGCCACCACTACTTATTTCCCGGTGGACCAAGAGACTTTGAACTATCTGAAGTTTACCGGCCGAGCGGAAGACCACGTCGACCGAATCGAGAAATACCTCACCGAACAGGGCCTTTTCTGGACCCCTGAGATGCCGCCGCCTAAATTTACCGACACCCTGCAGCTTGATTTAGGCACGATTGAGCCCTGCCTGGCCGGCCCGAAGCGTCCGCAGGACCGGATTCCGCTAAATCGGATGAAGGAAACCTTTGCAAAGGATTTTGAGGAGATTTTTGCCGCTGACCAGCCACCGGACGTGAGCCGGGAACGATGGGAGGAGGAAGGCGGCGCTGTCACCGACCCCGACTATCTGGATGGCAAGATGGTCATGCGAAAGCCCTTTGACGAGGAAGGGGTGCCGGTGGACCGGCCCTATCAAAGCTTTTACCTGGACCACGGCTCGGTGGTGATTGCCGCCATCACGAGTTGCACCAACACGTCAAACCCCACGGTGCTTTTGGGGGCGGGCCTTATGGCCAAAAAGGCGGTAGAATTGGGTCTTCAGATCCGGCCCTGGGTCAAGGCGAGCCTTGCGCCCGGCTCCAAGGTGGTCACGGATTACCTTGAGGCCGCGGGCCTCGTGCCCTATTTAGAAGCGCTGCGTTTCCATCTGGTGGCCTACGGCTGCACCACGTGCATCGGAAACAGCGGGCCGCTGCAGGAAGATGTGGCCAGGGTCGTCGAGGATACGAACCTCGTGGTCTCTTCGGTATTATCCGGCAACCGAAACTACGAAGGCCGGATCAATCCCCTGACCCGGGCCAATTACCTGGCCTCGCCCATGCTGGTGGTGGCGTATGCGTTGGCCGGCACGGTGAACTTAAATATGGAAAAGGAGCCCATCGGGCACAATGCCAATAATGAGCCCGTCTACTTAAAGGATATCTGGCCGGGCAAGGCGGAGATCGAAGCGGCCATGAACGCACTGGACCCGGAGATGTTCAAGCGGCAGTACAGCAATGTCTACGAGGGGGATAAAAACTGGAAAGAGCTCCCGGTTGCGGAAAGCGAGCAGTACCAGTGGCAGGAGGCCTCCACATACATCAAGAATCCCCCGTTTTTTACGGGTATGACCGCCGAGACGCCCCAGTCGTCGGATATTGAATCCGCCCGGGTGCTCGCACTTCTGGGCGACACCATTACCACCGATCACATCTCACCCGCCGGCGCCATTCCTGAGGACAGCCCCGCGGGACGCTACTTGATCGAACAGGGGGTCGCCAGGGAGGAATTCAACTCCTTCGGCTCCCGCCGGGGCAACCACGAGGTGATGATGCGGGGGACCTTCGGAAATGTTCGGTTAAACAACCATCTCGTGCCGGATGTCGAGGGCGGCTTTACCCATCATTTCCCCGGCGGCGAGAATATGCCCATCTATGATGCGGCCATGAAATACCAGGAAGCGGGAACCCCGCTTTTGGTAATCGCCGGAAAGGAATACGGCTCGGGGAGTTCCCGGGACTGGGCGGCCAAGGGAACGCTTTTGCTTGGGGTGAAGGCGGTGATTGCCGAGAGCTTTGAGCGCATCCATCGGAGCAACCTGGTGGCCATGGGGGTTCTGCCGCTTCAGTTCAAGGAGGGCGAAAATGCCGAATCCCTGGGTTTGACCGGCACGGAGGTTTTCCACATAAAAGGTATCAAGGACGGCCTGTCCCCGCACCAGGAGCTGACCGTGCAGGCGGCCCCCGAGGGCGGGGAGTCCAAGGAATTTCAGGTGACCACGCGGCTGGATTCGACGGTTGAAGTCGAATATTACGAGCATGGCGGAATCCTGCCGTATGTTTTAAGGAATATGATTAAGAACTTCCAAGGAGCTAAATAATATATTTAGTTATTCCAGACTCTTCCGCTACTGTCATTCCGAGGAACGATAGTGACGAGGAATCTTATTGTAAAGATTTCTCGCTGTCGCTCGAAATGACAGTATGGACGGATTTTGAGGACCCTTTTGAGTTACTTTATGCAAAAGCGGAATAAATCGCTTTCAATAAGGAGATAAAAATTGATTCACGATTTCGATGTGGTGGTTGTCGGGGCCGGCGGCGCGGGGCTGTATGCCGCGCTTGAGGCCGGCAAAAATGCCAAAACCGCTGTTCTTTCCAAGGTGTATGCCATCCGCAGCCATACCGGCGCGGCCCAGGGCGGCATCAGCGCGGCGCTGGGCAACGTGGAGGAGGACCGGCCCGAGTGGCATGCCTATGATACGGTCAAGGGCGGGGACTATCTGGTGGATCAGCAGGCGGCGCTCATCATGGCTAAAGAGGCCGTTCAGGCGGTATATGATCTTGAAAACCGGGGCCTGCCGTTTAACCGGACCCCGGAAGGGCGGATTGACCAGCGCCGGTTCGGCGGCCACACCCGAAATTTTGGCGAATCGGCCGTTCGCCGGGCGTGTTATGCGGCGGACCGTACCGGGCATATGATTCTGCAGACCCTTTATCAGCAGTGCATCAAAAATGACGTGAAATTCTATGACGAGTTTCAAATCGTCGACGTGATATTAGACGGCAGCCGATGCGCCGGGCTGGTCACAGTGGAGCTCGCCACCGGAGAGATTCACATCTTCCGGGCCAAGGCCGTGTTTTTCGCCACCGGGGGGTTCGGGCGCATTTTCAAGATCAGTTCCAACGCCTATGCAAACACCGGGGACGGACCGGCGATTCTTAGCCGGCGAGGGGTCCCCTTAGAAGACATGGAGTTTTTCCAGTTTCATCCCACCGGCATCAGGGGGATGGGCATTTTAATTTCCGAGGCCGTGCGCGGGGAAGGCGGCATCCTGCGCAACAACTCGGGCGAGCGCTTTATGGAGCGCTATGCCCCGACCCTTCTGGATCTTGCTCCGCGGGACATGGTGTCCCGGGCCATTTTATCCGAGATCAAGGCCGGCAACGGCATCCGGGGGGACAAGCGAATCGATGATTACGTGCATTTGGACGCCACACAAATCGGCCGGGAGACGCTTGAGGCCAAGCTGCCGGATATTTCAAGCTTTGCCCGGACCTATCTGGGCATTGATCCGGCAGAAGAATCCATTCCCGTGCAGCCCACTGCGCATTATGCCATGGGCGGCATCCCTGCGGATGTGGACGGCCGGGTGCGAAAAGACGGTCAGGGCAATTTCTACGAAGGCCTTTATGCCGCCGGCGAATGTGCCTGCGTATCGGTTCACGGGGCCAACCGGCTGGGCACCAACAGCCTGCTGGATCTCGTGGTCTTCGGCCGGCGAACCGGCATGAAGATTGCGGAATATGTCAAGGATGCGGATATGCCGGAGATAAAAGGGGATGCCGCGGAATTTGCCCGAACCCGTATGGAAACCCTGACCGACGGCCGCAAAGGGCCTGACGCGGCAGATATCCGCGAGACCATGCAGGCGGAAATGATGGCCCATGTCGGCGTCTATCGCACCGAAGCGGATATGGCCGGGACGATCGACAAACTGGCCGAACTCCGGGAAACAGCCCGGGGTCTGCGGATTCAGGATCAGAGCAAGGCGTTTAACACCGAGCTCCTGGAGACACTGGAACTGCAGAACATGCTTGATCTGGCCTATATCACGGCAGTCTCCGCCAATAACCGCAAGGAGTCCCGGGGCGCCCATGCCCGGGATGACTATCCGGACCGAAACGACGATGAGTGGCTGAAGCACACGCTGGCGTATCTGGAAGGCGATGCCGTGCGGATCGACTACATGGCCGTGGATACCTCCAAGTGGACCCCCAAGCCGCGGACGTATTAGGAGGAACTGCGATGCAAATTACCCTGAAAATCAAACGATTCAATCCGGAAACCGATCAACGCCCCTATGATCAGGAATACACCGTTTCCGCCGAGCCCACCGACCGGGTGCTGGATCTCCTGATGTATATCAAGCAGCATGATGACGGCACCCTGGGATTTCGAAAAAGCTGCGCCCACGGGGTCTGCGGATCAGACGCCATGCGGATAAACGGCAAAGACCGCCTGGCGTGCAAAACCCTGGTCCGGGACGTGGCGGAATCCGACGGCGCGGTGGTCGCCATCGAACCGCTCCGGTATTTCACGGTCCAGCGGGATCTGATTGTGGATCAGGAGAAGTTTTTCGAAAGATACCGGTCGGTCAAACCATACCTGATAAATGATGAGCCGGTGGCGGAAAAAGAGCGTATCCAGTCGCCGGAGGAGCGCAAGGCCTTTGATAATCCAACCAACTGCATTCTATGCGCCGCTTGTTTCTCCGCATGCCCCATCCCCCAGGATAATCCCCGGTTTCTGGGGCCGGCAGCCATCGCCCAGGCCGCCCGGTTTAATAAGGACAGCCGGGATAAGGGATTTGAAGAGCGTCTGTCGGTGTTAAATGCGCCGGATGGCGTCTGGCCGTGCCAGAACCATTTTGAATGCACGAAAGCTTGCCCCCGGGGTATCAAAGTCACCAAGCTGATCAATGAAACCAAGCAAAAGATCACTGCCTATCAGGACCCGGAATAAATCGTAATTCGGGTAAAAGTTCAGAAGGAGATGATTGGTGAAACCGAAAGCAATATCTTTGAAATTTGTCTCGGAATCAGATGAACCGGTGGGATACTTGATAGTCGAGACGGATGATGAAAAATTTGCCAAAAAAACCGGCTATCAATGGGGTGAGAGCAAATTGGACATACCGTTCAAAAGAGTGGAACTGCATCAAGGGATAATGGATTCGCCAGATCTAGATTCAGAAAATTTCAATGGAGTGCGGGTCTGGGAATTGCCCTTTTGATCTGATTTTCTATATCCTTTCTCTATTCAGATTCAATGAAAGAAAATGAAGCAAATTACAGTCAATACTTACAGGAAGGACAAATACTACCCTCGCGTAGTGAAGGCGGTTGGGGAAATCTTGGCCTGTGCAGATGTAGTTGCCCCCTCGGACATCCTTATTGAAATGGGCAATCTTTCCAAAAAAAATTATGAAGCGTGGCGAAAAGGGCAAGTCCCTTATCTTGAACAAGTTTTTGAGGGCAGTCTTTCTAAAGCCAATCGAATTCTTCGCATTATCGGCTTTCACCTTCATGATCTTAATATGGTATCACGTCAGACTGTATATTATCAGAGGGGAAAAGGAAAAAATAGAGTACTGAGATTTTCAAAATCAGGCAATCCAAATCTTGAAAAAGCCTATTCCCGCTATTATGTATGGAACCAGTCGCAGGAAAAGAAACTGAAAGCTATTAATAAATTCATGCCCGAACATATTGATGCGCCTGACCACTATTCCGCTGGCGCTCCATAAAGGCAAGAGATCATATCATTCTGCGGGAAGAGAGATGACTGACTGGCCACAGTGGAAACGAATCGAGCTTATCGTGAGGAAAGTGATTCACGGGTGGGACCCGTACCACCTTCTTGAGGGCGGTGCCCCCGATGACGAATGGGATCGGGAAATCCTCCAGATCGTCGGACGGGTTGGCCGGATTCACTCTGCCTTCGACGCGTCAGCGGTCGTTTCTGAAGTGTTCACGGAGGCATTTCATCCCGAGGGTTTCGGACAAGACGACTGCGCGGAGGTCGGGAGCAAGCTGTTTAGCGCATTGCAGGAAGCAGGCATAATCGAGGCCGTAGAACAAGCCGATGCAGGCGATTGAACGCAAAAAAGGAAGATTCAGGTGAGATTGCGATATATATCTTTGCGGTGACCGATTTTCACAATCAGAATTAAGAGGACATCTTCTTGGATTTCATAGATTATTCGATAATTTCCAACACGGATTCTGTGAAAAGGATTATTGCCCTTCATTTTGGTTGTATCAGGATTTGGCATATCTTCCGCCAAGCTGTCGATTTTATCAGCTATGCGTTTTTTATCAGCTTGTGGTATTTTCTTAAGCGCTTTTGCCGCAGACCTCTTGACCTCAATACGATAATTCAAAATCCGAGATCCTTTTTCAACTCATCCCAGGGGATTGGCTCTCCAGGCTCTTTTTTTGCCTCCCACGCATCCTCAATGTCAATCTGGTCCTCTATCTCCTGCAAAAGTTTAAGCTCCTTCAAAGAAACAAGAGCGGCAATCGGCTCTCCCCTACGGGTTAAAACAAAGGATTCATCCCCAAAAGCGACTCTATTGATAATGTTGGAAAATTTTTTCCTAGCCTCAGCAGTTGTGATTTTGTTAATCATAATAAGTACCTCAAATGTATAAAATGTTCATTTTGTACATATTGTAAAAATAAAAACATATAATGTCAAAAAAACAATGATCATATTGCACTGGCGTTATAACCATTCGCTTGTGGTGGACCGGGAAAAGCCGTCGGTTTTTCCCGAAGCATCGGCTGATGAAGGTTTATAGCTTTAAAGATTAGCTTGGAACTCTTGTTTCCCGGCTCCACAGCTCACACGTTCGCTTCCAAAAGATTGACGCTTAAGCATTATGATGTTATAATGTTATACAAACAAATTGGAGGTGAAAATATGGCGACACTGTCAAAACGCTCAACCATCTATTTAGATCCGGTATTACATAAAGCATTGCGCCTTAAAGCTGTTGAAACATCACGGTCAATGTCTGAGATAATTAATGAAGCTTTGAAAGAAGTATTTGCCGAGGATGCTGAAGATCTTGCCGCATTTGATGAAAGAGCTGATGAGCCATTGATCAGTTATGAACAAATGATCAAGAGCCTTAAAAAAGATGGCCGCATATAAAATATTTTTCAAAAATTCGGTTTGGAAAGATTTTAAGCAGCTACCGGATAAAGATTTAACAAAAATACTCGCCTGTATTGAATCTCTCGGTGATAACCCTCGTCAGCCTGGGTGTAAAAAGCTCAGTGGTCAGGAAAAATATCGTCTGCGATATGTCAATTACAGGATATTATACTCAATTCAGGATGACGAACTTACTATTTGGATTGTGAAAGTTGGTCATCGTAAAAGCGTGTATATCTGACGCGAACCAGCAAATTCACTCGGGTCTGAAATGGTGAAATGGGGTCGGGCCACGTTAACTGATTCGAAAAATTTGATATTAACAATAATGTGCCGCTTATATGAGTGCTATATTGCACTTTTGGAGGCCAAAAAGGGCATTATAGATATGGCGAGAGCAAAACGGCACTGATCCTATATCGATTGTTTTGGGGCCAAAAAGAGCGAAATAGAAGCCGTAAGTACCTGTGTTGGGAATTAAACTGTCAAAAATGCAGCAAGTTAGCTTGGCCCGACCCCAAAATCAACAAAATCACGGGTCATTGGCAGAGGGGATCTGTCATGACCGCCAGCGGAAAAATGGCCGGGCAGGGGATGAAAAACATCAGAAGGCGGTTGGGAACCAAAATGTTAAAAGCCAAGAGAATGCGTAATCTGAGTGCCAGAAAGACGATTCTGGCATTTCTTTTTTTGTGCCTGTTTGCCGCCGGTAGCGGCCAGATGGGGGCAGCGGCCCTGGCAGCCGATCCGGTTCCGTCCCAACCGACGGCTTCCGCGTCTGAAAGCGGTACGAGTGATATCGACCGGCTGGTGGAAATATTAAAGGATGACCAGAAACGGCAGGCGCTGATCGATCGGCTGGAGTCCGCGGAGGCGGGTTCTCAGCCGGGCGAGACGCCTGCTGAGGAGAGCGCCGAGAAAGCGCCCTTGGCGGAATCCTTGTGGGCGGAGATCACCGAGACAGGGCAGCAGGCTGCGGCCTATGTGGAGAGCACCCTGACCTCCCCGACGGCCCTGTTGACCCTGGCAAAGCGGGTGGGCATCAGCCTGTTTTTGATTGTCGCCGTATATTTTTTTTGGCGGCTGGTGAAGGGTTATATTCTTCCGCGGGTACGCTCCGGCTGGGCGCTAAAGCTGCTTGCGGGAATTATTTTCGGGCTGGCACTGGCCTCAGGGCTGCTCTT harbors:
- a CDS encoding CopG family transcriptional regulator; this translates as MATLSKRSTIYLDPVLHKALRLKAVETSRSMSEIINEALKEVFAEDAEDLAAFDERADEPLISYEQMIKSLKKDGRI
- a CDS encoding type II toxin-antitoxin system Phd/YefM family antitoxin, whose amino-acid sequence is MINKITTAEARKKFSNIINRVAFGDESFVLTRRGEPIAALVSLKELKLLQEIEDQIDIEDAWEAKKEPGEPIPWDELKKDLGF
- a CDS encoding type II toxin-antitoxin system RelE/ParE family toxin, which translates into the protein MAAYKIFFKNSVWKDFKQLPDKDLTKILACIESLGDNPRQPGCKKLSGQEKYRLRYVNYRILYSIQDDELTIWIVKVGHRKSVYI